The following DNA comes from Rhodopseudomonas boonkerdii.
GCGACTTCGCCGCAGAGCGTGAATGACGGTATCAATGCGCGCCGCGCCCGCCTCGGCCTGATCGGCACATACAACAAGGACTGGGAATACGGCCTCATCATCGACGCCGGCGGCACCACCGACGGCCAGGCCGTGCTGAACAATGCCTGGGTCGCCTATAAGGGCATCAAGGGCATGGTCATCCAGGGCGGCTATATCGACGTACCGTATACGCTGGATGAATCTATCAGCTCGAATAACTCCATGTTCATGGAGCGCGCGGCTTCGCAGGTGCTGGCCGTCAACCTCGCCGCCGGCGACTTCCGCTCGGCCTTCGGTGGTCAGGTGTTCGACAAGCACTACTGGGTCGGCGCCTACGTCACCGGTCCGACGACCGGTGCTGGCGTGAACCACTCGATCCCGCAGCCGCTCGGCGCCACCTTCCGCGCGGTCGGCGTGCCGGTGAACACTGACAGCACCACTGTCCTGCTCGGTTTCGACGCCCTTTATCTCGCCCAGACCGGCGGTGCGACCAACAACACGCTGCGCATGAACGACCGCATCGAAGTGCGTATCGATCCCGCCACCAACGCGCTGCTCGACACCGGCACCATGAACTTCGTCAACAGCGCTCATGTGCTGAGCGGTGAAGGCGCCATCCGTTACGGCGGCTTCCTGGCGACCGGCGAATACTTCAACTACAGCGTCCAGCGCACCAACGGCCTCGGCGACCTCAACTTCGAGGGCGGCTACGGTCAGGCCAGCTATGTGCTGACCGG
Coding sequences within:
- a CDS encoding OprO/OprP family phosphate-selective porin, which translates into the protein MSFTTNKFLGTVAVLGALAMSGQAHAQTTNDDVAALKAQLRALEKKLDSVQRQANATQKQQASFANANAAMHKKAVPFVDATLTMPGNRPTFCTGDGMNCVAITGRLHFDAGAYSFSPKSGATSPQSVNDGINARRARLGLIGTYNKDWEYGLIIDAGGTTDGQAVLNNAWVAYKGIKGMVIQGGYIDVPYTLDESISSNNSMFMERAASQVLAVNLAAGDFRSAFGGQVFDKHYWVGAYVTGPTTGAGVNHSIPQPLGATFRAVGVPVNTDSTTVLLGFDALYLAQTGGATNNTLRMNDRIEVRIDPATNALLDTGTMNFVNSAHVLSGEGAIRYGGFLATGEYFNYSVQRTNGLGDLNFEGGYGQASYVLTGESRKYSSSAGAFGGVSPARPVNFATGDLGAWELAVRYSYASLNDYAGGVRGGELKNTTVGLNWYVNNNTRFMFNWIHGTVDKFNTAGVNTGADYDVFAMRTQVAW